Proteins encoded in a region of the Bactrocera tryoni isolate S06 chromosome 4, CSIRO_BtryS06_freeze2, whole genome shotgun sequence genome:
- the LOC120773484 gene encoding probable serine/threonine-protein kinase yakA isoform X5, whose protein sequence is MESNPNGIKIEPTLEQQQHSQYATHLLALNGHNARLLIEHPSTLLVPLSHQQQQQQQQHQQQQQQQQQQQQHQLHQQHQQQHHFQQHDQQIQQQQLQLSTLPGYPQPLSLKQQPATTPVPGGVTTTHGPTSVTSSTSSRTAAQRWNESPEARARRLARNAERMRERRNRESEEEYRKRLARNAEANRLRRQNESDMERAMRLVRNAARQRLRRAMETPDQRAKRLQKLAERMRLYRANETQDQRKVRLAEMAARARQRIANETPDQRKERLRKLNDYAKKVRETKKKSKQEQSENSQNSSQLQSTAASSTNENINLNQAAPQSTVATNNTIDQQQPQQSNDEQLASYQPQQTALTNPIEYYQNMFMSPATLRPALLKQEQLTPQQPQQQQSMQQGRFTHQQQQQQTILDSESNSMFPQQLYDNDQKPATASGNGTATTSSKLPQAHVPQFSTIASSLEFYQNKYIKKQELQTNNPTNNSGSVGGSNLQNDTKVIVASTSNTAAANSGSTVVTSPSSTPTQATYYPMYHNGFQLTIPPNTVPPPFTPVHFTNNTTNSGTSPTSGQVAQAGVGGAYNLLANSSITAAAAVAAVASTATQQQQAIQDFPKPVRGRPRKVIFSNTGTGSNASTTNNTGDSKNGIYLLPTGTTESPEDALRQQKVSALLEQEINQMLASPQQTPRRGRGQQHSSPTGSTRGSGHKYETDEDKRRRLDKMAAHQREVRANETPEQRAVRLAKLCERARLKRAEIRATESPDERKVRLSKQAEYARMRRLRTHSRRRTEDRARELYEELKKDVDISSDGNDSNGNTKLQPQDQQQDLLQQQQQQQLQQQMLHSNESSNMVNAQLQQQQQQQQQRFLALANSQAPQQQDQQQMSASNNAYGKPPCKEYNSQPENNDMLKILEPIIVMKTK, encoded by the exons atggaatcaaatCCCAATGGGATAAAAATAGAGCCTACACTTGAACAGCAGCAGCATTCACAGTACGCTACACATCTACTCGCATTGAATGGACACAATGCACGGCTTCTTATTGAGCACCCCTCAACGTTGCTGGTGCCATTGTCacatcagcagcaacagcagcagcagcaacatcaacaacagcagcagcagcaacaacaacaacaacagcatcaatTACATcagcaacatcagcagcagcatCATTTTCAACAGCATGACCAGCAAATACAGCAGCAGCAACTACAGTTAAGTACATTACCAGGTTATCCACAACCACTTTCGCTTAAGCAACAGCCCGCAACAACGCCGGTGCCTGGAGGTGTTACCACAACTCACGGTCCTACATCAGTTACATCGTCAACTTCCTCACGTACAGCAGCACAACGCTGGAACGAAAGTCCTGAAGCCCGCGCCCGTCGTTTGGCACGCAATGCTGAAAGGATGCGTGAAAGGCGTAATCGCGAAAGTGAAGAAGAGTACCGGAAGCGTCTCGCCCGGAATGCTGAGGCAAATCGTCTTCGGCGCCAAAATGAGTCGGATATGGAACGGGCCATGCGCCTGGTGCGCAATGCAGCTAGGCAAAGGctacgtcgggcaatggaaacGCCGGATCAGCGGGCAAAACGACTTCAGAAGCTTGCTGAACGAATGCGACTTTATCGGGCTAATGAGACACAGGATCAGCGAAAAGTGCGTTTGGCAGAAATGGCAGCACGAGCACGTCAACGTATTGCAAACGAGACTCCAGATCAACGCAAGGAGAGACTGAGGAAGTTAAATGATTACGCAAAAAAGGTCAGAGAAACTAAGAAAAAATCCAAGCAGGAGCAAAGTGAGAATTCGCAGAATTCGAGCCAATTGCAAAGTACTGCTGCCAGTTCcactaatgaaaatatcaatttgAACCAGGCAGCCCCGCAATCAACGGTCGCAACAAACAACACCATAGACCAACAACAGCCCCAGCAATCCAATGACGAACAACTAGCATCTTATCAACCACAGCAGACGGCGTTAACCAATCCCATAGAGTACTATCAGAATATGTTCATGAGTCCGGCAACATTGAGACCTGCTTTACTTAAACAGGAGCAATTAACACCGCAGcagccacagcaacaacaatcaatGCAGCAAGGACGTTTTacacaccaacaacagcaacaacaaacaatactAGATTCAGAATCAAATAGCATGTTCCCTCAACAACTGTACGATAATGACCAGAAACCAGCAACCGCATCTGGTAACGGCACTGCAACAACGTCTTCTAAGTTGCCACAAGCACATGTACCACAGTTCAGCACAATTGCCAGTTCCCTTGAATTctatcaaaacaaatatataaagaagCAGGAACTACAG ACAAACAATCCAACGAATAACAGCGGGTCTGTTGGTGGCTCCAATTTGCAGAACGATACAAAGGTGATCGTAGCATCCACGTCCAACA CTGCTGCAGCCAACTCGGGATCAACCGTAGTGACTTCACCATCCAGTACGCCCACTCAAGCCACCTACTACCCCATGTATCACAATGGATTTCAACTGACTATTCCACCGAATACAGTGCCGCCACCATTTACACCTGTGCATTTCACCAATAACACAACCAATTCGGGAACATCGCCTACATCTGGACAAGTGGCCCAAGCTGGTGTTGGCGGAGCATATAATTTATTGGCAAATTCATCTATAACTGCTGCTGCGGCGGTCGCAGCTGTTGCTTCAACtgctacacaacaacaacaagctatACAGGATTTTCCAAAACCGGTCCGCGGTCGCCCTAGAAAGGTCATCTTTTCCAATACAGGTACTGGCAGCAATGCCTCAACTACTAACAACACGGGAGACTCAAAAAACGGCATTTATCTGCTGCCCACAGGAACCACTGAATCGCCTGAGGACGCACTACGGCAACAAAAGGTGAGTGCCTTGCTTGAGCAAGAAATAAACCAAATGCTCGCATCACCACAGCAGACACCGCGCCGCGGACGTGGTCAACAACATTCCTCGCCCACAGGCTCGACCCGGGGCAGCGGGCATAAATATGAAACAGATGAAGACAAACGAAGACGATTGGACAAAATGGCAGCACATCAAAGAGAAGTGAGGGCGAACGAAACACCGGAGCAACGAGCAGTACGTCTGGCTAAACTATGCGAGAGAGCTCGACTGAAACGGGCCGAAATCCGAGCGACCGAATCACCAGATGAACGGAAAGTACGTCTATCCAAACAAGCCGAATATGCACGTATGCGCCGTTTACGGACCCATTCACGTCGTCGCACCGAAGACAGAGCACGCGAACTATATGAAGAACTTAAAAAAGATGTGGATATATCCAGTGACGGCAACGACTCCAACGGGAACACAAAATTACAGCCACAAGATCAGCAACAAGATCTActtcagcaacaacagcagcagcaactacAACAGCAGATGTTGCACTCAAATGAATCCTCCAACATGGTGAACGCACAACtccagcaacagcagcaacaacaacagcagcgttTCTTAGCTTTAGCCAACTCGCAAGCGCCTCAACAGCAAGATCAACAACAAATGTCAGCCTCTAACAATGCATACGGCAAACCTCCGTGCAAAGAATACAATTCACAGCCTGAGAATAATGATATGCTTAAGATTCTCGAACCTATCATcgtaatgaaaacaaaataa
- the LOC120773484 gene encoding putative uncharacterized protein DDB_G0271606 isoform X3: MESNPNGIKIEPTLEQQQHSQYATHLLALNGHNARLLIEHPSTLLVPLSHQQQQQQQQHQQQQQQQQQQQQHQLHQQHQQQHHFQQHDQQIQQQQLQLSTLPGYPQPLSLKQQPATTPVPGGVTTTHGPTSVTSSTSSRTAAQRWNESPEARARRLARNAERMRERRNRESEEEYRKRLARNAEANRLRRQNESDMERAMRLVRNAARQRLRRAMETPDQRAKRLQKLAERMRLYRANETQDQRKVRLAEMAARARQRIANETPDQRKERLRKLNDYAKKVRETKKKSKQEQSENSQNSSQLQSTAASSTNENINLNQAAPQSTVATNNTIDQQQPQQSNDEQLASYQPQQTALTNPIEYYQNMFMSPATLRPALLKQEQLTPQQPQQQQSMQQGRFTHQQQQQQTILDSESNSMFPQQLYDNDQKPATASGNGTATTSSKLPQAHVPQFSTIASSLEFYQNKYIKKQELQTNNPTNNSGSVGGSNLQNDTKVIVASTSNSENQKLKSSHPQIQNPPTPLYNQFPYLATFPAAAANSGSTVVTSPSSTPTQATYYPMYHNGFQLTIPPNTVPPPFTPVHFTNNTTNSGTSPTSGQVAQAGVGGAYNLLANSSITAAAAVAAVASTATQQQQAIQDFPKPVRGRPRKVIFSNTGTTESPEDALRQQKVSALLEQEINQMLASPQQTPRRGRGQQHSSPTGSTRGSGHKYETDEDKRRRLDKMAAHQREVRANETPEQRAVRLAKLCERARLKRAEIRATESPDERKVRLSKQAEYARMRRLRTHSRRRTEDRARELYEELKKDVDISSDGNDSNGNTKLQPQDQQQDLLQQQQQQQLQQQMLHSNESSNMVNAQLQQQQQQQQQRFLALANSQAPQQQDQQQMSASNNAYGKPPCKEYNSQPENNDMLKILEPIIVMKTK, encoded by the exons atggaatcaaatCCCAATGGGATAAAAATAGAGCCTACACTTGAACAGCAGCAGCATTCACAGTACGCTACACATCTACTCGCATTGAATGGACACAATGCACGGCTTCTTATTGAGCACCCCTCAACGTTGCTGGTGCCATTGTCacatcagcagcaacagcagcagcagcaacatcaacaacagcagcagcagcaacaacaacaacaacagcatcaatTACATcagcaacatcagcagcagcatCATTTTCAACAGCATGACCAGCAAATACAGCAGCAGCAACTACAGTTAAGTACATTACCAGGTTATCCACAACCACTTTCGCTTAAGCAACAGCCCGCAACAACGCCGGTGCCTGGAGGTGTTACCACAACTCACGGTCCTACATCAGTTACATCGTCAACTTCCTCACGTACAGCAGCACAACGCTGGAACGAAAGTCCTGAAGCCCGCGCCCGTCGTTTGGCACGCAATGCTGAAAGGATGCGTGAAAGGCGTAATCGCGAAAGTGAAGAAGAGTACCGGAAGCGTCTCGCCCGGAATGCTGAGGCAAATCGTCTTCGGCGCCAAAATGAGTCGGATATGGAACGGGCCATGCGCCTGGTGCGCAATGCAGCTAGGCAAAGGctacgtcgggcaatggaaacGCCGGATCAGCGGGCAAAACGACTTCAGAAGCTTGCTGAACGAATGCGACTTTATCGGGCTAATGAGACACAGGATCAGCGAAAAGTGCGTTTGGCAGAAATGGCAGCACGAGCACGTCAACGTATTGCAAACGAGACTCCAGATCAACGCAAGGAGAGACTGAGGAAGTTAAATGATTACGCAAAAAAGGTCAGAGAAACTAAGAAAAAATCCAAGCAGGAGCAAAGTGAGAATTCGCAGAATTCGAGCCAATTGCAAAGTACTGCTGCCAGTTCcactaatgaaaatatcaatttgAACCAGGCAGCCCCGCAATCAACGGTCGCAACAAACAACACCATAGACCAACAACAGCCCCAGCAATCCAATGACGAACAACTAGCATCTTATCAACCACAGCAGACGGCGTTAACCAATCCCATAGAGTACTATCAGAATATGTTCATGAGTCCGGCAACATTGAGACCTGCTTTACTTAAACAGGAGCAATTAACACCGCAGcagccacagcaacaacaatcaatGCAGCAAGGACGTTTTacacaccaacaacagcaacaacaaacaatactAGATTCAGAATCAAATAGCATGTTCCCTCAACAACTGTACGATAATGACCAGAAACCAGCAACCGCATCTGGTAACGGCACTGCAACAACGTCTTCTAAGTTGCCACAAGCACATGTACCACAGTTCAGCACAATTGCCAGTTCCCTTGAATTctatcaaaacaaatatataaagaagCAGGAACTACAG ACAAACAATCCAACGAATAACAGCGGGTCTGTTGGTGGCTCCAATTTGCAGAACGATACAAAGGTGATCGTAGCATCCACGTCCAACAGTGAGAATCAGAAATTAAAAAGTTCACATCCTCAAATACAAAACCCTCCCACTCCGCTATATAACCAATTTCCTTATTTAGCTACATTTCCAGCTGCTGCAGCCAACTCGGGATCAACCGTAGTGACTTCACCATCCAGTACGCCCACTCAAGCCACCTACTACCCCATGTATCACAATGGATTTCAACTGACTATTCCACCGAATACAGTGCCGCCACCATTTACACCTGTGCATTTCACCAATAACACAACCAATTCGGGAACATCGCCTACATCTGGACAAGTGGCCCAAGCTGGTGTTGGCGGAGCATATAATTTATTGGCAAATTCATCTATAACTGCTGCTGCGGCGGTCGCAGCTGTTGCTTCAACtgctacacaacaacaacaagctatACAGGATTTTCCAAAACCGGTCCGCGGTCGCCCTAGAAAGGTCATCTTTTCCAATACAG GAACCACTGAATCGCCTGAGGACGCACTACGGCAACAAAAGGTGAGTGCCTTGCTTGAGCAAGAAATAAACCAAATGCTCGCATCACCACAGCAGACACCGCGCCGCGGACGTGGTCAACAACATTCCTCGCCCACAGGCTCGACCCGGGGCAGCGGGCATAAATATGAAACAGATGAAGACAAACGAAGACGATTGGACAAAATGGCAGCACATCAAAGAGAAGTGAGGGCGAACGAAACACCGGAGCAACGAGCAGTACGTCTGGCTAAACTATGCGAGAGAGCTCGACTGAAACGGGCCGAAATCCGAGCGACCGAATCACCAGATGAACGGAAAGTACGTCTATCCAAACAAGCCGAATATGCACGTATGCGCCGTTTACGGACCCATTCACGTCGTCGCACCGAAGACAGAGCACGCGAACTATATGAAGAACTTAAAAAAGATGTGGATATATCCAGTGACGGCAACGACTCCAACGGGAACACAAAATTACAGCCACAAGATCAGCAACAAGATCTActtcagcaacaacagcagcagcaactacAACAGCAGATGTTGCACTCAAATGAATCCTCCAACATGGTGAACGCACAACtccagcaacagcagcaacaacaacagcagcgttTCTTAGCTTTAGCCAACTCGCAAGCGCCTCAACAGCAAGATCAACAACAAATGTCAGCCTCTAACAATGCATACGGCAAACCTCCGTGCAAAGAATACAATTCACAGCCTGAGAATAATGATATGCTTAAGATTCTCGAACCTATCATcgtaatgaaaacaaaataa